In one Candidatus Tanganyikabacteria bacterium genomic region, the following are encoded:
- a CDS encoding D-lysine 5,6-aminomutase subunit alpha, with product MKLPIDEALVSRARELAGEVVAPMLDYFARHSTVAIERAVLRLYGVDGVDAEGVPWPNRVVDRLKASEQLAAGAAAALAHAVTTTGKRIQEAAEALADGAIDVPETPAPAAADWARTEARRALELLLGYRRARADLKTRLGAGVTPWKYLIVATGNIFEDVPQAVLAARQGADVIAVIRSTGQSLIDYVPYGHTTHGTGGTYATGANFRLMRGALDEVGEELGRYVHLTNYASGLCMPEITVLAAQEGLDMLLNDALYGILFRDINIYRTLTDQNFSRMLNAAAGIIINTGEDNYLTTADAIDEGHTVLASQFVNERFALEAGMPPSLMGLGHAFEINPSTEDGLLYEIAMAQLVRQIFPDAPIKWMPPTKHVTGNVFWTYAHNTLFNLVGVLTDQSIELLGILTEAIHTPFASDRFLALKNAEYVFNFARHLAGELTIAPDGRIATRARHVLKEAVDLLEEVAADGLVTAVEKAEFADIARPPDGGKGLEGVFARGAGYLNPFEEILSPLRKAEVA from the coding sequence ATGAAACTACCCATCGACGAAGCCCTGGTCTCACGCGCCCGCGAACTCGCCGGCGAGGTCGTCGCGCCCATGCTCGACTACTTCGCCCGCCACTCGACCGTGGCGATCGAACGCGCCGTGCTGCGCCTCTACGGCGTGGACGGCGTGGACGCCGAGGGCGTCCCGTGGCCCAACCGGGTCGTCGACCGGCTCAAGGCGAGCGAGCAACTGGCCGCCGGCGCCGCCGCGGCCCTGGCGCACGCGGTGACGACCACCGGCAAGCGCATCCAGGAGGCCGCCGAGGCGCTTGCCGACGGCGCGATCGACGTCCCCGAGACGCCGGCGCCTGCCGCGGCGGACTGGGCCCGCACCGAGGCTCGCAGGGCCCTCGAGTTGCTGCTGGGCTACCGCCGGGCTCGCGCCGACCTCAAGACCCGCCTGGGCGCCGGCGTTACGCCGTGGAAGTACCTCATCGTCGCCACGGGCAACATCTTCGAGGACGTGCCGCAGGCCGTGCTGGCCGCCCGGCAGGGCGCCGACGTGATCGCGGTGATCCGCTCTACCGGCCAGAGCCTCATCGACTACGTCCCGTACGGCCACACGACGCACGGGACGGGGGGCACCTACGCCACCGGCGCCAACTTCCGCCTGATGCGCGGAGCCCTCGACGAAGTCGGCGAAGAACTCGGGCGGTACGTCCACCTGACCAACTACGCGTCGGGCCTGTGCATGCCCGAGATCACGGTGCTGGCGGCGCAGGAAGGCCTGGACATGCTGCTCAACGACGCGCTGTACGGCATCCTGTTCCGCGACATCAACATCTACCGCACGCTCACCGACCAGAATTTCAGCCGCATGCTCAACGCGGCGGCCGGCATCATCATCAACACCGGCGAGGACAACTACCTCACCACGGCCGACGCCATCGACGAAGGGCACACGGTGCTCGCGTCGCAGTTCGTCAACGAACGGTTCGCGCTGGAAGCCGGCATGCCGCCGTCGCTCATGGGCCTGGGCCACGCGTTCGAGATCAACCCCTCGACCGAGGACGGGTTGCTCTACGAGATCGCCATGGCGCAACTGGTGCGGCAGATCTTCCCGGACGCCCCCATCAAGTGGATGCCGCCCACCAAGCACGTCACCGGCAACGTCTTCTGGACCTATGCCCACAACACCCTGTTCAACCTGGTCGGCGTGCTCACCGACCAGTCCATCGAACTGCTGGGCATCCTCACCGAGGCCATCCACACGCCTTTCGCCTCGGATCGCTTCCTGGCCCTCAAGAACGCCGAATACGTCTTCAACTTCGCCCGCCACCTGGCCGGCGAGTTGACGATCGCCCCGGACGGGCGCATCGCCACCCGGGCGCGCCATGTCCTCAAGGAAGCCGTGGACCTCCTGGAGGAAGTCGCCGCGGACGGCCTGGTGACGGCGGTCGAGAAGGCCGAGTTCGCCGACATCGCGCGGCCGCCCGACGGGGGAAAGGGCCTCGAGGGCGTCTTCGCGAGGGGAGCCGGGTACCTCAACCCGTTCGAGGAGATCCTGAGCCCCCTGCGCAAGGCGGAGGTGGCGTAG